One part of the Micrococcales bacterium genome encodes these proteins:
- a CDS encoding Rieske (2Fe-2S) protein, translating to MSDLTRRNVLAAGTLGVAGAALAGCSSGEEASPTPQPSSPPSATPAESGAALIAATDVPLEGGVIIESGQTKVVITQPQPNEYVGLSAVCPHQGCLVNQVADSLITCPCHGSEFSITDGSVVQGPAQTGLTSVPVKLDGDQIVLA from the coding sequence ATGTCCGACCTCACTCGTCGCAATGTCCTGGCCGCCGGCACCCTCGGGGTGGCTGGCGCCGCGCTCGCCGGCTGTTCGTCGGGGGAGGAAGCATCCCCGACGCCGCAGCCTTCGTCCCCGCCATCGGCCACACCCGCGGAGTCCGGTGCCGCGCTGATCGCTGCCACCGACGTACCGCTCGAGGGTGGCGTCATCATCGAATCGGGGCAGACCAAGGTGGTCATCACCCAGCCGCAGCCGAACGAGTACGTCGGCCTGAGTGCGGTCTGCCCCCACCAGGGCTGCCTGGTCAACCAGGTGGCGGACTCATTGATCACGTGTCCCTGCCATGGCTCGGAGTTCTCCATCACCGACGGATCGGTCGTGCAGGGTCCCGCCCAGACCGGATTGACCAGCGTCCCCGTCAAACTCGACGGCGACCAGATCGTCCTGGCCTGA
- a CDS encoding cytochrome b/b6 domain-containing protein: MAETTYPPSDRMRRFTAGERWLHLSFGMLMALLIATAAFLYVDPLSAIVGRRALLATVHFWTGLLLPVPVLAAVTLSPAFRSDARRLNRFQPADWVWLRAALRLDTSQPSGKFNAGQKLNSAFVLAATIVLFGTGLMLHFFEPLPDNIRTGATFVHDMFALAVVVMGVGHFWMAWHDPQARLGLRTGYVPRSWASRRHSLWEQPAPGRWELAGEEEAREVSEGHHEEQDGSAGPVSPPA, translated from the coding sequence ATGGCAGAGACGACGTACCCACCGTCTGACCGGATGCGGCGGTTCACCGCCGGGGAGCGTTGGCTGCACCTGTCGTTCGGCATGCTGATGGCGCTCCTCATCGCGACCGCGGCGTTCCTCTACGTTGACCCGCTGAGTGCGATCGTCGGCAGACGGGCGCTGCTGGCGACCGTCCACTTCTGGACCGGGTTGCTGCTGCCCGTCCCTGTGTTGGCGGCGGTCACACTGTCGCCGGCATTCCGCTCCGACGCACGGCGGCTCAACCGGTTCCAGCCTGCCGACTGGGTGTGGCTGCGGGCCGCACTGCGACTCGACACATCGCAGCCTTCCGGCAAGTTCAACGCGGGCCAGAAACTCAACAGCGCCTTCGTGCTGGCCGCCACCATCGTGTTGTTCGGGACCGGGCTGATGCTCCACTTCTTCGAGCCCCTGCCGGACAACATCCGCACCGGCGCCACCTTCGTCCACGACATGTTCGCACTGGCGGTCGTGGTGATGGGGGTGGGGCACTTCTGGATGGCATGGCACGATCCGCAGGCCCGCCTGGGCCTGCGGACCGGCTACGTCCCACGGTCCTGGGCCTCGCGCAGACACTCGTTGTGGGAGCAGCCGGCCCCTGGACGCTGGGAGCTTGCTGGTGAAGAAGAGGCACGGGAGGTGTCAGAAGGTCACCACGAGGAGCAGGATGGCAGCGCCGGGCCTGTCTCACCCCCCGCGTAG
- a CDS encoding RNase adaptor protein RapZ, translating to MDVRGGPLFSTLVSVTQALREAHVNVGILFLEASEQVLVRRFESSRRPHPLQEDGTLLDALREERERLRSFRAGADLVVDTSSTSVHDLRRIIEANYRGPGPARVRVSVLSFGFKYGIPVDADMVADVRFLPNPYWVPDLREQTGKDTEVSDYVLSREGALDVLGHYAAIVNLVADGYVREGKRYLTIG from the coding sequence GTGGACGTACGTGGCGGACCGCTGTTCTCCACGCTGGTGAGCGTCACGCAGGCGCTGCGGGAGGCTCACGTGAACGTGGGGATCCTGTTCCTCGAGGCCTCCGAACAGGTGCTGGTCCGACGGTTCGAGTCCTCCCGGCGCCCCCACCCGCTGCAGGAGGACGGCACGCTGCTCGACGCGTTGCGGGAGGAACGCGAGCGGCTGCGGTCCTTCCGGGCCGGCGCTGATCTGGTGGTGGACACCTCAAGCACGTCGGTCCACGATCTGCGCCGCATCATCGAGGCCAACTACCGTGGCCCCGGTCCTGCCAGAGTGCGGGTGTCGGTGCTCAGCTTCGGTTTCAAGTACGGGATCCCCGTGGATGCCGACATGGTCGCCGACGTGCGGTTCCTGCCGAACCCGTACTGGGTCCCGGACCTGCGCGAGCAGACCGGCAAGGACACCGAGGTGAGTGACTATGTGCTCAGCAGGGAGGGAGCGCTCGATGTCCTCGGGCATTACGCCGCGATCGTCAATCTCGTGGCGGACGGCTACGTGCGGGAGGGCAAGCGCTACCTGACGATCGG
- a CDS encoding TerC/Alx family metal homeostasis membrane protein, protein MTVPAWLWAGTLALFVVLFTIDFLIVGRRPHVPKTPELLRWLGLFVGSAVLFGLFLAWQFGSDIAVQFYAGWLTEYSLSVDNLFVFVLIMARFYVPRHLQQYVLMWGIIIALVLRGIFIALGAAIIAQFSWVFYVFGLFLIITAFRLATHGEDDDEEYKENSIVRFVARLVPVAQEFDGTRMRTVVDGRRMFTPMLVVLLAIGTTDLLFALDSIPAIFGLTKIPFIVFTANVFALMGLRQLFFLLGNLLDRLVFLSLGLAAVLGFIGAKLILEAMHENSVPFLNGGEPFDVPVLSNWLSLAVIVVILTVTVVASLLHERYVQDSDVDE, encoded by the coding sequence GTGACCGTTCCGGCGTGGCTGTGGGCCGGGACGCTGGCGCTTTTCGTCGTGCTGTTCACCATCGACTTCCTCATCGTCGGCAGACGCCCTCACGTCCCCAAGACCCCGGAACTGCTGCGCTGGCTCGGTCTCTTTGTCGGCAGTGCCGTGTTGTTCGGTCTGTTCCTGGCATGGCAGTTCGGCTCCGACATCGCCGTGCAGTTCTATGCGGGCTGGCTCACCGAGTACTCGCTGAGCGTCGACAACCTCTTCGTGTTCGTGCTGATCATGGCGCGCTTCTACGTGCCCCGCCACCTGCAGCAGTACGTGCTGATGTGGGGCATCATCATCGCGCTGGTGCTGCGCGGCATCTTCATCGCCCTCGGTGCCGCGATCATCGCGCAGTTCTCCTGGGTCTTCTATGTCTTCGGGCTGTTCCTGATCATCACGGCTTTCCGGTTGGCCACTCACGGCGAGGACGACGACGAGGAGTACAAGGAGAACAGCATCGTCCGATTCGTCGCGCGGCTGGTTCCCGTGGCACAGGAGTTCGATGGCACTCGCATGCGGACCGTCGTGGACGGGCGGCGCATGTTCACCCCGATGCTGGTCGTGCTGCTCGCGATCGGCACCACCGACCTGCTGTTCGCACTGGACAGCATCCCCGCGATCTTCGGACTGACGAAGATCCCCTTCATCGTCTTCACGGCCAACGTGTTCGCACTGATGGGTCTGCGCCAGTTGTTCTTCCTGTTGGGCAACCTGCTGGACCGGCTGGTGTTCCTGAGCCTGGGTCTGGCCGCGGTCCTCGGGTTCATCGGTGCCAAGTTGATCCTCGAGGCGATGCACGAGAACTCCGTGCCGTTCCTCAACGGTGGCGAGCCCTTCGACGTCCCCGTGCTCTCCAACTGGCTCAGCCTGGCGGTGATCGTGGTGATCCTCACGGTGACGGTGGTGGCCAGCCTCTTGCACGAGCGGTACGTGCAGGATTCGGACGTGGACGAGTAA
- a CDS encoding MBL fold metallo-hydrolase produces MTYTGKTRVGGPAQVHELGLLSISKLAVGPMDNNVYLLRCRRTGEQLLVDAAAQPERILGLIGADGLATVVTTHAHPDHWGALRQVLDATGAVSIAHADDAPALGAPIDRTVRGGDTIAVGECALEVIHLVGHTPGSIALLYDDPQGEPHLFTGDSLFPGGVGKTWTEEDFDSLFEAVSEKIFGRLPDETWVYPGHGHDTSLGAERPSLPEWKARRW; encoded by the coding sequence ATGACGTACACCGGGAAGACGCGGGTGGGTGGACCCGCACAGGTCCACGAACTGGGCCTGCTCAGCATCTCCAAGTTGGCCGTCGGGCCCATGGACAACAACGTCTACCTGCTGCGCTGCCGACGCACGGGCGAGCAACTGCTCGTCGATGCCGCGGCGCAGCCCGAACGGATCCTCGGGCTTATCGGGGCGGACGGTTTGGCCACGGTCGTGACCACCCATGCCCATCCCGATCACTGGGGAGCCCTGCGGCAGGTTCTGGACGCGACCGGCGCGGTGAGCATCGCCCATGCCGACGACGCCCCGGCCCTCGGTGCCCCCATCGACCGGACGGTGCGGGGTGGCGACACGATCGCCGTGGGTGAGTGCGCACTTGAGGTCATCCATCTCGTCGGACACACTCCCGGATCCATCGCCCTGCTGTACGACGACCCGCAGGGCGAACCCCACCTCTTCACCGGTGACAGCCTGTTCCCGGGCGGGGTGGGGAAGACCTGGACCGAGGAGGACTTCGACTCGCTGTTCGAGGCAGTCAGCGAGAAGATCTTCGGCCGGCTGCCCGACGAGACCTGGGTCTACCCGGGCCATGGTCACGACACCTCGCTAGGAGCCGAACGGCCCTCGTTGCCGGAATGGAAGGCCCGGCGCTGGTGA
- the uvrA gene encoding excinuclease ABC subunit UvrA yields MQDRLIVRGAREHNLKDIHVELPRDALIVFTGLSGSGKSSLAFDTIFAEGQRRYVESLSAYARQFLGQMDKPDVDFIEGLSPAVSIDQKSTSRNPRSTVGTITEVYDYLRLLYARIGHPHCPKCGKPVSRQTPQQIVDQILGLPDGTRFQVLAPIVRERKGEFVDLFRSLQSQGFARVEVDGRTYALDAVPKLRKQLKHSISVVVDRLVAKSSARRRLTDTVETALRLGGGVVVIDRVDVEQDDPQRQTTFSEHLACLDDGLSFEELEPRSFSFNSPFGACAECSGLGTRMEVDPELVIPDPGLSLEDGALAPMASGSSAEYFQRLMNALAEELHFDMRTPWEDLGEDVQHVLLHGRGDQVVVKYRNRFGREREYSTGWEGVVPFVERRHANSESDAQRERFAGYMRDIPCPSCHGARLKPLSLAVTIGERNIAEIAAMPIADCAAFLEDLELDDREGQIAARVLKEVNARLRFLIDVGLHYLTLDRAAGTLAGGEAQRIRLATQIGSGLVGVLYVLDEPSIGLHQRDNHRLIETLLRLRDLGNTLIVVEHDEDTIRAADWVVDIGPAAGEHGGQVVVSGTLKDLLSSKDSVTGAYLAGRRSIEVPPIRRPVDPGRALTVHNAREHNLQDVTVDFPLGVLVAVTGVSGSGKSTLVNDVLYTVLARELHSARRVPGRHRTVTGVDHLDKVVHVDQGPIGRTPRSNPATYTGVFDRIRRLFAETEEAKIRGYLPGRFSFNVKGGRCEACTGDGTLRIEMNFLPDVYVPCAECHGARYNRETLEVHYKSKTIAEVLDMPIEEAAEFFAAIPAISRHLTTLVDVGLGYVRLGQPAPTLSGGEAQRVKLASELQRRSTGRTVYVLDEPTTGLHFEDTRRLLGVLHSLVDKGNTVIVIEHNLDVIKTVDWIVDLGPEGGSGGGMLVAQGTPEEVAADPASHTGKFLAPLLG; encoded by the coding sequence GTGCAAGACCGACTGATCGTTCGTGGTGCGCGAGAGCACAACCTCAAGGACATCCACGTCGAGTTGCCGCGGGACGCGCTGATCGTGTTCACCGGGCTGTCCGGTTCCGGTAAGTCGAGCCTGGCCTTCGACACCATTTTCGCCGAGGGCCAGCGCAGGTACGTCGAATCGCTGTCGGCCTACGCCCGGCAGTTCCTCGGGCAGATGGACAAGCCGGACGTCGACTTCATCGAGGGTCTGAGCCCCGCGGTTTCCATCGACCAGAAGTCGACCAGCAGGAACCCGCGTTCCACGGTGGGCACGATCACCGAGGTGTACGACTATCTGCGCCTGCTCTACGCGCGGATCGGGCATCCCCACTGCCCGAAGTGCGGCAAGCCGGTGTCGCGGCAGACCCCGCAACAGATCGTCGACCAGATCCTGGGTCTTCCCGATGGCACGCGCTTCCAGGTCCTCGCTCCGATCGTGCGCGAACGCAAGGGCGAGTTCGTGGATCTGTTCCGGTCCCTGCAGAGTCAGGGCTTCGCCCGCGTCGAGGTGGACGGGCGGACATATGCCCTGGATGCCGTGCCCAAACTGCGCAAGCAGCTCAAGCACTCCATCTCCGTGGTCGTCGACCGGCTGGTGGCGAAGTCATCCGCCCGGCGCCGCCTGACCGACACGGTGGAAACGGCCCTGCGCCTCGGCGGCGGTGTGGTCGTCATTGACCGGGTTGACGTGGAGCAGGACGATCCGCAGCGCCAGACCACGTTCAGTGAGCACCTGGCGTGCCTCGACGACGGTCTGAGTTTCGAGGAACTGGAGCCCCGCAGTTTCTCCTTCAACTCGCCCTTCGGCGCGTGTGCGGAGTGCAGCGGGCTCGGCACCCGGATGGAGGTCGACCCGGAACTGGTGATCCCGGACCCCGGCCTGAGTCTGGAGGACGGTGCGCTGGCACCGATGGCGAGCGGCAGTTCGGCCGAGTACTTCCAGCGGCTGATGAACGCTCTGGCCGAGGAGCTGCACTTCGACATGCGTACGCCCTGGGAGGATCTCGGCGAGGACGTGCAGCATGTCCTGCTGCACGGGCGCGGCGATCAGGTGGTGGTCAAGTACCGCAACCGGTTCGGCCGGGAGCGCGAGTACTCCACCGGCTGGGAGGGGGTCGTCCCCTTCGTGGAGCGCCGGCACGCCAACTCCGAGTCGGACGCACAGCGGGAGCGGTTCGCCGGCTACATGCGCGACATCCCGTGCCCGAGTTGTCACGGGGCCCGTCTGAAGCCGTTGAGCCTGGCGGTGACCATCGGCGAGAGGAACATCGCCGAGATCGCGGCGATGCCCATCGCGGACTGCGCGGCGTTCCTGGAGGACCTGGAACTCGACGATCGGGAGGGCCAGATCGCAGCCCGGGTGCTCAAGGAGGTCAACGCGCGGCTGCGGTTCCTCATCGACGTCGGCCTGCACTACTTGACGCTGGACCGGGCCGCGGGAACCCTGGCCGGCGGTGAGGCCCAGCGGATCCGTTTGGCCACACAGATCGGCAGCGGCCTGGTGGGCGTGCTGTACGTGCTGGATGAGCCGAGTATCGGCCTGCACCAGCGTGACAACCACCGCCTGATCGAGACGCTGCTGAGGCTGCGGGACCTGGGGAACACACTGATCGTCGTGGAGCACGACGAGGACACGATCCGCGCGGCGGACTGGGTGGTCGACATCGGACCGGCCGCTGGTGAACACGGTGGCCAAGTGGTGGTGTCGGGGACGCTGAAGGACCTGCTGAGCAGCAAGGACTCCGTGACGGGGGCCTACCTGGCGGGCCGCCGGAGCATCGAGGTGCCACCTATCCGGCGGCCGGTGGATCCGGGCCGCGCCCTCACCGTGCACAACGCACGCGAACACAACCTCCAGGACGTCACCGTCGACTTCCCGCTCGGCGTGCTCGTGGCCGTGACCGGCGTGTCCGGGTCCGGCAAGTCCACCCTCGTCAACGATGTGCTGTACACGGTGCTGGCACGGGAGCTGCACTCGGCGCGACGTGTCCCGGGACGCCACCGCACCGTGACGGGCGTGGATCACCTCGACAAGGTCGTGCACGTCGACCAGGGCCCGATCGGCCGCACCCCGCGTTCGAACCCGGCGACCTACACCGGCGTCTTCGATCGCATCCGGCGGCTGTTCGCCGAGACCGAGGAGGCGAAGATCCGTGGGTATCTGCCGGGTCGGTTCTCCTTCAACGTCAAGGGCGGGCGCTGTGAGGCGTGCACAGGTGACGGCACCTTGCGCATCGAGATGAACTTCCTGCCGGACGTGTATGTGCCGTGCGCGGAGTGTCATGGCGCCCGGTACAACCGCGAGACCCTCGAAGTGCATTACAAGAGCAAGACCATCGCCGAGGTGCTCGACATGCCGATCGAGGAGGCCGCCGAGTTCTTCGCCGCCATCCCTGCGATCAGCCGCCACCTGACGACCCTGGTGGACGTGGGGCTGGGCTACGTGCGTCTCGGCCAACCCGCCCCCACTCTTTCCGGCGGTGAGGCGCAGCGCGTCAAGCTGGCCAGCGAACTCCAGCGGCGCTCGACCGGACGCACCGTCTACGTCCTCGACGAACCGACGACGGGTCTGCACTTCGAGGACACCCGGCGGCTCCTGGGCGTCCTGCATTCGCTGGTCGACAAGGGCAACACGGTGATCGTCATCGAGCACAACCTCGATGTCATCAAGACCGTGGACTGGATCGTCGACCTCGGGCCCGAAGGTGGCAGTGGCGGGGGGATGCTCGTCGCCCAGGGCACCCCGGAGGAGGTGGCAGCCGATCCTGCCAGTCATACCGGGAAGTTCCTGGCACCCCTGCTGGGGTAG
- a CDS encoding molybdopterin-dependent oxidoreductase, translating into MVDESPDGTPVGRRVVLGLLGLAGLGVALGSRANSALSAVAANDPTGLTGLIPGGGRFRFYSVAGPVKQTLASDYLLRVDGEVEHPMEFTYADLAALPRTRLTTDVQCVTGWRVPDVEWEGVLLSHILAQVRPNTAAAALEFGSADGIYTESLTLEQAQRPDVLVATHLEGEPLSNDHGGPVRLYVTPMYFYKSCKWLDRITLTTAVIPGYWEELGYDVDAWVGRSNGRDDVPTV; encoded by the coding sequence CTGGTGGACGAATCCCCCGATGGGACCCCCGTCGGTCGACGGGTGGTCCTCGGGCTCCTGGGGCTCGCGGGGCTCGGTGTCGCGCTGGGCTCGAGAGCCAACTCGGCGTTGAGTGCGGTCGCGGCCAACGACCCGACCGGGCTGACCGGCCTGATCCCGGGAGGCGGCCGGTTCCGCTTCTACTCCGTCGCGGGACCGGTCAAGCAGACCCTTGCGTCCGACTACCTGCTGCGCGTCGATGGTGAAGTCGAGCACCCGATGGAGTTCACATACGCGGATCTGGCTGCCCTTCCGCGGACCCGGCTGACCACGGACGTGCAGTGTGTCACTGGATGGCGTGTCCCTGACGTCGAGTGGGAGGGGGTGCTGCTGTCGCACATCCTGGCTCAGGTGAGGCCGAACACCGCGGCGGCGGCACTCGAGTTCGGCTCTGCCGACGGGATCTACACCGAATCCCTGACCCTGGAACAGGCACAGCGGCCCGATGTGCTGGTGGCGACCCACCTGGAAGGGGAGCCGCTGAGCAACGATCACGGTGGTCCGGTGCGTCTCTACGTGACGCCGATGTACTTCTATAAGTCCTGCAAGTGGCTCGACCGGATAACCCTGACCACCGCAGTCATCCCCGGCTATTGGGAGGAACTCGGCTACGACGTCGACGCCTGGGTGGGGAGGTCGAATGGCAGAGACGACGTACCCACCGTCTGA
- a CDS encoding dephospho-CoA kinase, giving the protein MRRIGLTGGIGSGKSTVAGMLEDLGAHVIDADALAREVVAPGTDGLAELVAQFGTGILAADGSLDRAALGAVVFADPAARERLNAITHPRIAARTAELVAALPDDAVLVHDVPLLAELGMQDAYDLVVVVDAPDDIRVARLMQRGLDERDARARIAAQASRDQRLAIADVVLDNSGSLADLKAQVLQAWPQVSERP; this is encoded by the coding sequence ATGCGGCGTATCGGCCTCACCGGAGGGATCGGCTCCGGTAAGTCGACCGTGGCGGGCATGCTCGAGGATCTCGGCGCCCACGTCATCGACGCCGATGCCCTGGCCCGCGAAGTGGTCGCGCCGGGCACCGACGGCCTCGCAGAGCTCGTCGCACAGTTCGGGACCGGGATCCTCGCCGCTGACGGCTCCCTCGACCGCGCCGCACTGGGGGCCGTCGTCTTCGCCGATCCCGCCGCCCGTGAGCGGCTGAACGCCATCACCCACCCCCGCATCGCGGCCCGCACGGCTGAACTCGTGGCAGCGCTGCCCGACGACGCAGTGCTCGTCCACGACGTCCCTCTGCTCGCCGAACTGGGCATGCAGGATGCCTATGACCTCGTGGTGGTGGTGGATGCTCCGGACGACATCCGTGTGGCCAGGCTCATGCAGCGCGGCTTGGACGAACGCGACGCCCGCGCCCGAATCGCCGCCCAGGCCTCCCGCGATCAGCGCCTCGCCATCGCCGACGTCGTGCTCGACAACTCGGGCAGCCTGGCTGACCTCAAGGCGCAGGTGCTGCAGGCGTGGCCCCAGGTGTCCGAGCGGCCCTGA
- the uvrB gene encoding excinuclease ABC subunit UvrB encodes MARPVTDLQRTVAPFQVVSEYQPAGDQPAAIEEITRRIRAGAQDVVLLGATGTGKSATAAWIVERLQRPTLVMAPNKTLAAQLANEFRELLPDNAVEYFVSYYDYYQPEAYIPQTDTFIEKDSSINQEVERLRHSATNSLLTRRDVIVVATVSAIYGLGTPQEYVDRMLRLRIGDEVDRDSMLRRLVQIQYARNDLSFTRGTFRVRGDTVEVFPMYEEHPVRIEFFGDEVERLMTLHPITGEILTEDNELYVFPATHYVAGPERMARAIVGIEEELQQRLAELERANHQLEAQRLRMRTQYDVEMMQQVGFCNGIENYSRHIDGRAPGSAPNCLLDYFPEDFLLVIDESHVTVPQIGGMYEGDMSRKRNLVEHGFRLPSAMDNRPLRWEEFVERIGQTVYLSATPGPFELSKVGGDVVEQVIRPTGLVDPEIIVKPTRGQIDDLMSEIQARAERDERVLVTTLTKKMAEDLTDYLLENGIRVRYLHSEVDTLRRVELLRELRLGEYDVLVGINLLREGLDLPEVSLVSILDADKEGFLRSERSLIQTIGRAARNVSGQVHMYADTITASMRTAIDETNRRRAKQVAYNERMGVDPQPIRKKIADITDLLAREDADTQELLAGSGRGLSRGVGRKAPAADVGRHAAALASMPAQDLTDLIEQLTQAMHNSAEELQFEVAARYRDEIAELKKELRGMQDAGS; translated from the coding sequence ATGGCCCGACCCGTCACCGACCTCCAGCGCACCGTCGCGCCGTTCCAGGTGGTCAGCGAGTACCAACCGGCCGGTGACCAACCGGCCGCCATCGAGGAGATCACCCGCCGCATCCGGGCCGGGGCACAGGACGTCGTCCTGCTCGGCGCGACGGGCACCGGCAAGAGCGCGACGGCCGCCTGGATCGTCGAGAGGCTGCAGCGCCCGACTCTGGTGATGGCCCCGAACAAGACCCTGGCCGCCCAGCTGGCCAATGAGTTCCGGGAACTGTTGCCCGACAACGCCGTTGAGTACTTCGTCAGTTACTACGACTACTACCAGCCTGAGGCCTACATCCCGCAGACGGACACCTTCATCGAGAAGGACTCCTCTATCAACCAGGAGGTGGAGCGTCTGCGGCACAGCGCGACCAACAGCCTGCTCACCCGCCGGGACGTCATCGTCGTGGCGACAGTGAGTGCCATCTACGGACTGGGCACCCCCCAGGAGTACGTGGACCGGATGCTGCGGTTGCGAATCGGCGACGAGGTGGACCGGGACTCCATGCTGCGCCGACTCGTGCAGATCCAGTACGCGCGCAACGACCTGTCGTTCACGCGCGGGACGTTCCGGGTGCGTGGCGACACCGTCGAGGTCTTCCCGATGTACGAGGAGCACCCTGTGCGCATCGAGTTCTTCGGCGACGAGGTCGAACGGCTCATGACGCTGCACCCGATCACCGGCGAGATCCTCACCGAGGACAACGAGTTGTACGTCTTCCCTGCGACCCACTACGTGGCCGGCCCGGAGCGGATGGCGCGGGCGATCGTGGGGATCGAGGAGGAACTCCAGCAGCGGCTGGCCGAACTGGAGCGCGCCAACCACCAGCTCGAGGCGCAGCGCCTGCGGATGCGCACCCAGTACGACGTCGAAATGATGCAGCAGGTCGGGTTCTGCAACGGCATCGAGAACTACTCCCGGCACATCGACGGCCGGGCCCCCGGGTCCGCCCCCAACTGCCTGCTCGACTACTTCCCCGAGGACTTCCTGCTCGTGATCGACGAGTCCCACGTGACGGTGCCCCAGATCGGCGGGATGTACGAGGGTGACATGAGCCGCAAGCGCAACCTGGTGGAACATGGGTTCCGCCTGCCCAGCGCCATGGACAACCGGCCACTGCGCTGGGAGGAGTTCGTCGAGCGGATCGGGCAGACCGTGTATTTGTCCGCGACGCCGGGTCCTTTCGAACTGAGCAAGGTCGGCGGCGATGTCGTTGAGCAGGTCATCCGGCCCACAGGTCTGGTGGACCCCGAGATCATCGTGAAGCCGACCCGCGGTCAGATCGACGACCTGATGTCGGAGATCCAGGCTCGGGCGGAACGCGACGAGCGGGTGTTGGTGACCACGTTGACCAAGAAGATGGCCGAGGATCTCACGGACTACCTGTTGGAGAACGGCATCCGGGTGCGCTACCTCCACTCGGAGGTCGACACGCTGCGCCGGGTCGAGTTGTTGCGCGAACTGCGCCTCGGCGAGTACGACGTGCTGGTGGGGATCAACCTCCTGCGGGAGGGGCTGGACCTGCCGGAAGTGAGCCTGGTGAGCATTCTGGATGCCGACAAGGAGGGGTTCCTGCGTTCGGAACGCAGTCTGATCCAGACCATCGGCCGGGCAGCCCGCAACGTGTCCGGGCAGGTTCACATGTACGCGGACACCATCACGGCTTCCATGCGCACCGCGATCGACGAAACGAACCGGCGGCGGGCCAAGCAGGTCGCCTACAACGAGCGGATGGGCGTCGACCCGCAACCGATCCGCAAGAAGATCGCGGACATCACCGATCTGCTCGCCCGGGAGGATGCCGACACTCAGGAATTGCTGGCCGGCTCCGGTCGGGGTCTGAGCAGGGGGGTCGGGCGCAAAGCACCAGCTGCCGATGTCGGCCGTCACGCCGCGGCACTGGCCTCCATGCCCGCACAGGATCTGACCGATCTGATAGAACAACTCACGCAGGCCATGCACAACTCCGCGGAAGAGTTGCAGTTCGAGGTGGCCGCGAGATACCGCGACGAGATCGCCGAGTTGAAGAAGGAGCTCAGGGGCATGCAGGACGCCGGGTCGTGA
- a CDS encoding DUF1275 domain-containing protein, which produces MTDGGDTWRFFSRPWLAALALSWTVGVIDAYSYAEYGVFTSNQAGNLVLLGTDLPHDPEHAALAGLSLFGAAVGVAAATLLQRSLRGQRWRQMALPLGLMVCLMLLTMLMRQVLDSPPQVLVPLTSTALAGLATAVYRTPAIQGWITANTGAVLTTVHTAFQTSAERRRATKPVLPAIMITTGFLAGALLWGSGVFGTTDPTLTALAPTVVALALALADDRRARNGGESAGSAE; this is translated from the coding sequence GTGACCGACGGCGGCGACACCTGGCGCTTCTTCTCCCGACCATGGCTGGCGGCTCTGGCACTGTCGTGGACCGTCGGTGTCATCGACGCCTACTCCTACGCCGAGTACGGCGTGTTCACCTCGAATCAGGCAGGCAATCTCGTCCTTCTGGGCACCGACCTCCCCCACGACCCCGAGCACGCGGCGCTGGCCGGGTTGTCGCTGTTCGGAGCCGCGGTCGGAGTGGCCGCGGCCACCCTGCTGCAACGGTCGCTGCGTGGGCAGCGCTGGCGGCAAATGGCCCTCCCGCTGGGCTTGATGGTCTGCCTGATGCTGCTCACCATGCTGATGCGCCAGGTGCTCGACAGCCCGCCGCAGGTCCTCGTCCCGCTGACCAGCACGGCGCTGGCCGGACTGGCCACCGCGGTGTATCGCACGCCCGCGATCCAGGGGTGGATAACGGCCAACACCGGCGCGGTGCTCACCACTGTGCACACCGCATTCCAGACGTCAGCGGAACGCCGCAGGGCCACCAAACCCGTGCTGCCGGCCATCATGATCACCACGGGTTTCCTCGCCGGGGCGTTGTTGTGGGGTTCGGGCGTCTTCGGCACCACCGACCCGACGTTGACCGCTCTAGCACCCACCGTTGTGGCACTGGCCCTGGCGCTGGCGGACGACCGACGGGCTCGCAACGGCGGGGAGAGTGCCGGCTCCGCAGAGTAG